The following coding sequences are from one Comamonas koreensis window:
- a CDS encoding choice-of-anchor U domain-containing protein yields the protein MYQKKRGRPLFTSWATVVGMLVLGLLYSISSAFAQAADAVCAEVKIVIEQKLSLERQAFDAKMVITNGLADQKLENVSIELKFLDANNNLVVATSDPNAQGATFFYRTDQVTGITSLQGGVIAPKAVAHINWLIIPAAGSGGSNPQGAVYYVGAKVSYTLDGKADSVDVAPESIVVRPQPELVLDYFLPRDVYADDAFTPETEAAEPFTLGVRIKNQGGGTSHKTKIDTAQPRIVENRQGLAISFQILGGYVGDQPAGKSLLLDFGDIESGTSKMGRWSMVTSLAGKFVEFNASFTHADSLGGAVTSLIKEVRTHTLVQDVRVDLAGRDKVRDFLAKDGDVYRVYESDGADTEVQNQTASAQMTVQGNNASLRFSPVAQGFAYARVPDPARGAKLPVQVTRSDGYIVPAENVWLSKERNEDLSWSYFLNIFDANTSGQYSIGFVAGAAEASIAGLVYRDSNANGLRDSGEPGIPVTEVKLSGTQASTGAAELQTSYTDAQGAFHFTNLKPGVYTLVVGVSDGLVDGAALAGSAGGQSEAGKFSSIELTAGSAAAGYLFAKRAAAPDNPDLEPKADLAVAAGASPATVKRGDKSTVTITAENLGPATSVATTVNVEIPAGLTVLSPSAAVGSYANGVWTLGDMATRSTAILTLEVQTDKDSSAKEFAVAARIGSSTKDDISSNNSASTLIRIQSSEAVTATQTADQGMRVLAYIGCGADTACAAQKRQAAQTVLATYDDEAEIVETAAAFQKALRAGDFSLLWLSGSLSDLSAHLQEEVRAAVLRGASLVVDGAADTHLRAIADMWGSYADQPLPNAALQLGANALPLTRPSWALADDAQATSELRYATGETAAARSSYGKGQVLAMGFDSLAEPLSGTEWTAWLQAQMVLSTPKLVDPMLAQSSVYLKTVIHNGDDKARQLTLSTALGNGAQLLSSKPAAAQSGDQLSWPMDLAAGAEQGVELWLQLPADAKAFSLESQLRNTADAVVVDSWSHNLRTIAQQQAEANARTALPAIAGLADAEKAQLVALFDQAADAVQQQKLGDAIAALLQAQEKLRALPQGGGRDAAWQPVAQWIGLVSAAWKDDGSATKNWTLAISSGNQQVAQVSTAFAAPLQVRLADENGAPVAGQTLRFAAPASGASAVFGNGTAALQVSTDAQGLASTDAITANAVVGAYQVFASVDGVNTPASFDLRNSDAATPILTLQRVAGDNQTAHVGQAFAQRLQAKVVDAQGAAMAGHVVVFTLPSAAVGSATASFADGSQTASVSTDAQGLAISPVLTANSAEGSYQASATAAGVSGEATFALTNTAQPVQVLQLLGVAGSGQSAHVGAAFAQALAVKLVDGQGLGVANHSIRFELPSSGASATFAGGALQAEVQTDANGFASAPLLTANNTEGSFEVLASAGGVADGVRFALTNTAVTAPVLNLQVLAGGGQSAVVGTAFAEVIRVKLVNGQGEPVAGRVLSFSMPASGAGAVFAGGGLTAQATTDAQGLAASLMFSANATAGDYEVVVAMAGAPDVKLGLKNTPAPAGDKQVTIPTPTGTGTLKASVTGGGATCRFNPDKTAVKRAQGWLPLFDVLLFPHGVFEYELVGCDVGSTVTVTTEWPNLFGISNYMKYGPTPSSRGRSLWYVPKNLKLEGNRVSFTITDGQLGDDDLAANGVIKDPGGPVIQSGPLPADEQAVPVPGLGWLAVLMLSMLTGLAAVVGLRRKGVLGASDGR from the coding sequence ATGTATCAAAAAAAGAGGGGCCGCCCGCTGTTTACCAGCTGGGCAACGGTGGTGGGCATGTTGGTGCTGGGGCTGCTGTATTCGATCAGCAGTGCCTTTGCGCAGGCGGCAGACGCTGTGTGTGCCGAAGTCAAAATTGTCATTGAACAAAAGCTTTCGCTGGAGCGCCAGGCCTTTGATGCCAAGATGGTCATCACCAATGGCCTGGCGGACCAGAAGCTGGAGAACGTCTCCATCGAGCTGAAGTTTCTCGATGCCAACAACAACCTGGTGGTTGCGACCTCGGACCCCAATGCCCAGGGGGCGACGTTCTTTTACCGCACTGACCAGGTGACAGGCATCACCAGTCTCCAGGGTGGTGTCATCGCGCCCAAGGCGGTGGCCCATATCAACTGGCTCATCATCCCCGCAGCGGGCAGTGGTGGCAGCAACCCGCAAGGCGCTGTGTACTACGTGGGTGCCAAGGTCAGCTACACGCTCGACGGCAAGGCAGATTCCGTTGACGTGGCGCCAGAATCCATCGTGGTACGCCCCCAGCCCGAGCTGGTGCTGGATTACTTTTTGCCGCGCGATGTCTATGCCGACGACGCCTTCACGCCAGAGACCGAAGCAGCAGAGCCCTTTACCCTGGGCGTCCGCATCAAGAACCAGGGCGGCGGCACATCCCACAAGACCAAGATCGACACCGCCCAGCCCCGCATTGTGGAGAACCGGCAGGGCCTGGCGATCAGCTTTCAAATTCTCGGCGGCTATGTCGGCGACCAACCAGCAGGCAAGAGCCTGCTTTTGGACTTTGGCGACATAGAGTCAGGCACTTCCAAAATGGGCCGCTGGTCCATGGTCACCAGTCTGGCAGGCAAATTTGTCGAGTTCAATGCCAGCTTCACCCATGCCGATTCCCTGGGGGGGGCGGTCACCTCGCTGATCAAGGAAGTGCGCACGCATACCTTGGTCCAGGATGTGCGCGTGGATCTGGCAGGGCGCGATAAGGTGCGCGACTTTCTCGCCAAGGATGGCGACGTCTATCGGGTCTACGAGTCCGATGGCGCAGACACCGAGGTGCAGAACCAGACGGCGTCGGCACAGATGACCGTGCAGGGCAACAACGCCAGCCTGCGCTTTAGCCCTGTAGCCCAGGGCTTTGCCTATGCCCGCGTGCCCGATCCGGCGCGCGGCGCCAAGCTGCCGGTGCAGGTCACGCGGTCGGATGGCTATATCGTGCCTGCAGAAAACGTCTGGTTGTCCAAGGAGCGCAATGAAGACCTGAGTTGGAGCTACTTCCTCAATATCTTCGATGCCAATACCAGCGGCCAGTACAGCATTGGCTTTGTGGCCGGCGCGGCCGAGGCCAGCATCGCGGGCCTCGTGTACCGGGACAGCAATGCCAATGGCCTGCGCGACAGTGGCGAGCCGGGCATCCCCGTGACCGAGGTCAAACTGAGCGGCACCCAAGCCAGCACGGGCGCCGCCGAGCTGCAAACGTCGTATACCGATGCGCAAGGCGCGTTCCACTTCACCAACCTCAAGCCAGGCGTCTACACCTTGGTCGTTGGTGTCAGCGATGGCCTGGTGGATGGCGCGGCGCTGGCGGGCTCTGCGGGTGGGCAGAGCGAGGCGGGCAAGTTCAGCAGCATTGAGCTGACTGCTGGCTCCGCTGCAGCCGGCTATCTGTTTGCCAAGCGTGCCGCCGCGCCCGACAACCCCGACCTCGAGCCCAAGGCCGACCTGGCAGTAGCTGCAGGTGCCAGCCCTGCTACCGTCAAGCGAGGCGACAAATCCACCGTCACGATCACCGCAGAAAACCTGGGCCCGGCTACGTCTGTGGCGACCACGGTGAATGTGGAAATACCAGCGGGCTTAACCGTGCTGAGCCCATCGGCCGCTGTGGGCAGCTATGCCAATGGTGTCTGGACCCTGGGCGATATGGCAACGCGTTCCACCGCGATCCTGACCTTGGAAGTGCAAACCGACAAGGACAGCAGCGCCAAGGAGTTTGCCGTGGCTGCGCGTATCGGCTCGTCCACCAAGGACGATATCAGCAGCAACAACAGCGCCTCTACCTTGATCCGTATTCAGAGCAGCGAGGCCGTGACTGCCACGCAAACAGCAGACCAGGGTATGCGCGTGCTGGCCTATATCGGCTGCGGCGCAGACACCGCCTGCGCCGCGCAAAAACGCCAGGCCGCGCAAACGGTGCTGGCCACGTATGACGATGAGGCCGAGATCGTTGAGACAGCTGCTGCCTTCCAAAAGGCGTTGCGTGCTGGCGACTTCAGCCTGCTGTGGCTGAGCGGGTCGCTCAGCGATCTGAGCGCCCACCTGCAGGAGGAAGTGCGCGCTGCCGTGCTGCGTGGTGCCTCGCTGGTGGTGGATGGCGCTGCCGATACCCATCTGCGTGCCATTGCCGATATGTGGGGCAGCTATGCCGATCAGCCGTTGCCCAATGCTGCACTGCAGTTGGGCGCTAACGCGCTGCCGCTGACCCGCCCAAGCTGGGCCTTGGCGGATGATGCGCAGGCGACCAGCGAGCTGCGCTATGCGACCGGAGAAACCGCCGCAGCACGCAGCAGCTACGGCAAGGGTCAGGTGCTGGCGATGGGCTTTGACAGCCTGGCTGAGCCGCTGAGCGGCACGGAATGGACGGCATGGCTCCAGGCCCAGATGGTGCTGAGTACGCCCAAACTGGTAGACCCGATGCTCGCCCAATCCAGCGTGTACCTGAAGACTGTCATCCACAATGGCGACGACAAGGCCCGCCAGCTCACGCTGAGCACGGCCTTGGGCAACGGCGCCCAGCTGCTGTCGTCCAAGCCCGCTGCCGCGCAAAGCGGCGACCAGCTAAGCTGGCCTATGGACCTGGCTGCCGGTGCAGAGCAAGGCGTTGAGCTGTGGCTACAGCTGCCTGCCGATGCCAAGGCCTTTAGCCTGGAATCCCAGCTGCGCAATACCGCCGATGCGGTGGTGGTGGACAGCTGGTCGCACAACCTGCGCACCATTGCACAGCAGCAGGCGGAGGCCAATGCACGCACAGCGCTGCCCGCCATTGCAGGCCTGGCTGACGCAGAAAAGGCCCAGTTGGTGGCCCTGTTCGACCAAGCAGCCGATGCGGTCCAGCAGCAAAAGCTGGGCGATGCGATTGCTGCGCTGCTGCAAGCGCAAGAAAAACTGCGTGCGCTGCCGCAAGGTGGTGGGCGTGATGCGGCATGGCAGCCCGTAGCGCAGTGGATAGGCCTGGTATCTGCGGCCTGGAAGGATGACGGCTCTGCCACCAAGAACTGGACCTTGGCCATCAGCAGCGGTAACCAGCAGGTTGCCCAAGTAAGCACTGCGTTTGCGGCGCCGCTGCAGGTACGTCTGGCCGATGAGAATGGTGCCCCGGTAGCCGGTCAGACCCTGCGCTTTGCCGCACCTGCCAGCGGCGCCAGTGCGGTGTTTGGCAACGGCACTGCCGCCTTGCAGGTCAGCACCGACGCCCAAGGCCTAGCGAGCACCGATGCCATCACGGCCAATGCCGTCGTGGGTGCCTACCAAGTGTTTGCCAGTGTGGACGGCGTCAACACCCCCGCTAGCTTTGACTTGCGCAACAGCGATGCGGCAACCCCCATCTTGACCTTGCAGCGGGTGGCGGGCGATAACCAGACTGCACACGTAGGCCAGGCCTTTGCCCAGCGCTTGCAAGCCAAGGTGGTCGATGCGCAAGGCGCAGCCATGGCCGGTCACGTGGTGGTGTTCACGCTGCCATCGGCTGCAGTGGGTAGTGCCACGGCTAGCTTTGCCGATGGCTCCCAAACCGCTAGCGTCTCTACCGATGCCCAAGGCTTGGCGATCTCGCCAGTGCTGACGGCCAACAGCGCGGAGGGTAGCTACCAGGCGAGTGCTACAGCGGCAGGGGTCTCCGGCGAGGCGACGTTCGCGCTGACCAACACGGCGCAGCCGGTGCAAGTGCTCCAGCTGCTTGGCGTTGCCGGCAGCGGCCAGTCGGCCCATGTGGGCGCTGCCTTTGCGCAAGCGCTTGCCGTCAAACTGGTGGATGGCCAAGGCCTGGGCGTGGCAAACCACAGCATTCGTTTCGAGTTGCCTTCCAGCGGTGCCAGTGCCACGTTTGCAGGCGGCGCTTTGCAAGCAGAGGTGCAAACCGATGCCAATGGTTTTGCCAGCGCGCCCCTGCTCACGGCCAACAACACCGAAGGCAGCTTCGAGGTGCTGGCCAGTGCAGGCGGTGTGGCAGACGGCGTGCGGTTTGCATTGACGAACACCGCTGTAACGGCGCCTGTGCTGAACCTGCAGGTGCTTGCCGGTGGCGGCCAGTCTGCGGTGGTGGGTACGGCCTTTGCCGAGGTGATCCGTGTCAAGCTGGTCAACGGCCAGGGTGAACCGGTGGCAGGGCGTGTGCTGAGCTTCAGCATGCCCGCCAGCGGTGCAGGCGCTGTCTTTGCGGGTGGCGGCTTGACTGCGCAAGCGACGACCGATGCACAGGGCCTGGCGGCATCGCTGATGTTCAGCGCCAACGCGACGGCGGGCGACTACGAAGTGGTGGTGGCGATGGCGGGTGCGCCCGATGTCAAGCTGGGCCTCAAGAACACCCCGGCCCCCGCGGGTGACAAGCAAGTAACCATCCCCACGCCAACGGGAACGGGCACGCTCAAGGCTTCGGTCACGGGCGGTGGCGCCACTTGCCGCTTCAACCCTGACAAGACCGCCGTCAAGCGGGCGCAAGGCTGGTTGCCGCTGTTTGATGTGCTGCTGTTCCCCCATGGCGTGTTCGAGTACGAACTGGTCGGCTGTGACGTGGGCAGCACGGTGACCGTCACGACCGAGTGGCCCAACCTGTTTGGCATCAGCAACTACATGAAGTACGGCCCCACGCCTTCTTCACGTGGCCGCAGCCTTTGGTACGTGCCCAAGAACCTCAAGCTGGAGGGCAACCGGGTGAGCTTCACCATCACCGATGGCCAGCTGGGCGATGACGACCTGGCCGCCAATGGCGTCATCAAAGACCCGGGCGGCCCGGTGATCCAAAGCGGGCCGCTGCCTGCCGACGAGCAAGCCGTGCCTGTGCCTGGCTTGGGTTGGCTGGCTGTGCTGATGCTGTCGATGTTGACTGGTTTGGCGGCAGTGGTAGGGCTGCGACGCAAGGGCGTGCTGGGAGCGAGCGATGGCCGCTAA
- a CDS encoding rhodanese-like domain-containing protein: MQTAPLALDQACWVNAAEAAASVQSAQPPTLVDVRPRSLQRAAPIARALELELSDMASKRFLQQTPVVLLGSGLDSAEVDQACRQLRQQGFVQLQAVRGGVRAWQAAQAGTAGSQPLLQPLDAQTWIAALGQGMHWTVISASEAMQHAPQAQWPVPPEQLVAVRVEGKERDAKLVAAIARAYQDRLKHVRHAGYAQALVVITDGVVSDALRAQVESTLAPSTDASKAGRSTSETSAAMVTLPAYWLDGGWQAYAQQVAQTAAIQQTANHRLQAPCGRI; this comes from the coding sequence GTGCAAACCGCGCCGCTGGCGCTGGACCAGGCCTGCTGGGTAAACGCTGCTGAGGCGGCTGCATCGGTGCAAAGCGCCCAGCCCCCCACCTTGGTGGATGTGCGCCCGCGCAGCCTGCAACGGGCAGCACCCATTGCGCGCGCTTTGGAGCTGGAGCTTTCTGACATGGCCAGCAAACGATTTTTACAGCAAACGCCCGTAGTGCTGCTGGGCTCCGGGCTCGACAGCGCCGAGGTTGACCAGGCCTGCCGTCAGCTGCGGCAGCAAGGCTTTGTCCAGTTGCAAGCGGTGCGGGGCGGTGTCCGAGCATGGCAGGCCGCGCAAGCGGGGACGGCAGGTAGCCAACCGTTGTTGCAGCCCTTGGATGCGCAGACTTGGATAGCCGCTCTGGGCCAGGGCATGCACTGGACGGTGATCTCCGCCAGCGAAGCCATGCAACATGCGCCCCAGGCGCAGTGGCCGGTTCCGCCCGAGCAGCTAGTCGCCGTACGGGTGGAAGGCAAAGAGCGCGATGCCAAGTTGGTGGCCGCCATTGCGCGCGCCTACCAAGACCGGCTCAAGCATGTACGTCATGCGGGCTACGCCCAGGCGCTGGTGGTCATCACCGATGGGGTGGTCAGCGATGCCTTGCGTGCCCAAGTCGAAAGTACCTTGGCGCCTAGCACCGATGCATCCAAAGCGGGCCGTTCCACAAGTGAGACCAGTGCCGCAATGGTCACCTTGCCCGCCTACTGGCTGGACGGTGGCTGGCAAGCCTATGCACAGCAAGTGGCCCAAACCGCCGCCATCCAACAGACCGCCAACCACCGGCTGCAAGCGCCGTGTGGACGCATATGA